Part of the Spinacia oleracea cultivar Varoflay chromosome 5, BTI_SOV_V1, whole genome shotgun sequence genome, ttgcaaatttgtaatatttaaccatgttcatgcaatttagattatgaaaataataagaggctcgtgataccactgttaggttatgatacatatgacaattcataaatcatgcggaaaaaccatttagccaggaatacatattatttacacataatcatatagcatagtttagatgcatactctttgttgcgtgccttccctagctgcgcccgaaccgaacaagaacaagtctttaggactccaagtgtcgtccctccgtagatagtccacagcacgtccggatccgccttaagattgaccaactagaatcgcccttaaggtactaaagattttcggcacttatagtcaagaaatgtgtctgaattttctctcaaaaactcactttgaatacttgaataatctctgaaaatatgtgaccctaggcacctatttatagagttatggaaagggttttggaatcctattaggatactaatttatttaattataaccctactaggactctaattaaacaatcattatctaattgttttaggatttaatcacacttcgaatcccgattgcttcaggactcccgcacgagcattgcacgagcaccgtacacccgcgcaagccttgcggcccacgctaggcgcacagcgctcggcccattgctgtgctccgcgcgcgcgcccaaggccttggctgggcctggccttgcgctgggtctggtcgaggcttggcgtgcgatggtgtgcgttggctcgttgggcgacggcctggcttcgtgctgggccttcgtctagcgggcctcgtccgatgctaattcgtacgatacgcttctgattaaattcccgattccagaattcatttccgatacgaacaatatttaatatttccgattccggaatcaatttccgtttcgaacaaatatttaatatttccgtttccggaattattttccgattccgataatatttctgattctgacaatatttccgtttccggcaatatttccgattctggcaatatttccatttccgataatattttccgatacgtaccatgtttccgtttccggcaacatctacgacttggataatatttatatttccgatacgatccatatttccgtttccggcaatatcatcgtttccggagtattcatttcttgcctgtgacgatctcagctcccactgaaaccaagatccgtcgattccgaatatccatagatggagtatttaatgccattaaatacttgatccgtttacgtactatttgtgtgaccctacgggttcagtcaagagtaagctgtggattaatatcattaattccacttgaactgaagcggcctctagctaggcattcagctcacttgatctcactgaattattaacttgttaattaatactgaaccgcatttattagacttaacatagaatgcatacttggaccaagggcattatttccttcaattctcaACCAAATGCTACCCAAACTCAAAGATGGgtagtttttctatcccttgtgctaTTAAGAATCTTGAAATTAGCAATGCTTTGTGTGATTTGGCTGCTAGTGTTAGTTTAATGCGTTATTCGGTGTTTACTAAGATTGAGGTTGGTGATTTAATCCCTACCAACATTACATTGTCACTTGCCGACCGCTTGGTCAAAtatccttttggcaaagttgaGGATGTGCCATTGAGAGTTGGGAAATTTATGATCCCCGTCGACTTTGTTGTGTTAGATATTGATGAGGATGTTCACGTCCCAATTATTCTTGGTAGGCCATTATTGGCCACGGTGGGGTCCATTATTGATGTGAAAAATGGGAAAATCACTTTTAAGGTGGGGATGGACAGTCTTCTCTTTGATTTAAATCAAACCATGCATTATTCTAGTTCTACAAATAAGAAATTCTTTTTGATTGACTCTTTGATTCCCTAGTCCATGACATGTATGAGCATTTGCTCACTATTAACGTTCCTCTTGAGCTTGCTATTTTGAATGGAGAAGGTTTAGCAGATGTAGCGATTTAGACGGCCAACTACAAGGAGTTAATGGATTTTGTCGTACCTTGTTGACAACTCGGATAATGTTTTCTTGTGCTTAATCGGGATGAGGTTTTGGATGATCTAAAGAACCGAAATGGTATGGAAGCTCCCAAGGAAGTGCTTAAACCTCTACCTTCGAGCTTCAGATACGTTTTTCTTGGACCCAATTCTTCTTATCCCGTCATTGTTAATGCAAGTTTGGACGATGAGCAATTTCTCAAGCTCACTCATGTCTTGaaaccactactacaaaatagggcTATAGCAACGCCCTAAATGTGTTGGCAAAGATCCATTAAATGTTGCCATAGACCTATAGCAACAGTTTATATGGCGTTGTCAATAGGTGGCGCTGCTATAACTCTATGGCAACAGTTATGATGTCTTAGGcaacaactttataaaattgcTGCCATAGTTTTTTTTAGCAACGCTTTTCTTAGGCAACGACTTTTAACTTTTGCCAACAATTTTATTATATCTAAGGCAACAATTATTAAGTTTTAGTAACAATTATTTAGGATTTCAAGCAACAGTTTTAGTGTCTAGGCTAACACTTTATTATCTAAACCAGCACTATCAACAGTCTATTGCAACATTTGTTGCTCTAATATTGCAACACTTTTGTAGTCTATAACAACATTTCTTGATACCGCTATTGCGACGTTTTTGCGTGAGTCTATAGCAACGTTTCTTGATACGACTATTGCCACATTTTTACATGATCTATAGCAACGTTTCTTGCTACACTATGGCGGCATTTTTATGTGAGTCTATAGCAACGTTTCTTGATACAACTATTGCGACACTTTAATGTGAGCTTATAGCAACAATTTCATACGCGTTTATTTAGTAGCTcattaaaatgaaaatattataccTATCCAACTACTACAAATAGAAAACATTTATTTCAAATTAAGTTTTacttattattaaaataaaatatccatAACAATCATTCTCATAACAAAAACCATTGTTATAATATAAATACATTAATTAAGAAAATGAATTCTAAAAAGAATCGTTCAAGCAATCTAAAACCTATCTAGTACTTAATTTATTTGTCCAAAATCAATCCAAAAGAACTTCAATCCTTGCCCTTTCTGCCATCCTTTTATCTACCATTCTCCTTTTATTACCatcctgtaaaaaaaaaataggaaaattaATGCAtgtaattaaaatgaaataatatgATCAATTCTGCAAAACAAAATTTGTAAACCACACACCACAGATGCATGAGAAGAAACACAAACGAGTAGCACAACTGCACATGAAGGACAGAAATCTAAACCCCCTGCCTGAACAAAAAAATCTGCTAACTGGAACTGAACTGAATATAACAAGCAGCAGATCAGAATCAGAGCCCTACGGAACTGAACATCAGGCAGCAGATCAGAGCCTTACATAACTAAACAacaagcagcagattaaaatctGAACAACTAGTAGCATATCCAAATCTGCTAACTGGAACTGAATAGCCACCCTTGCAGAACTGAACAACTACTAGAAGATCAAAATCCGCTAACTAGAAACACATTGCAGACTCAGAACAAGAACAAATAACTCCAGTAGAACCAGCAAAATTGTTGCAGACTCGCATAAGACGGAAAATAAAGGTCATATTTATTTATAAGCCCAAACTCAATTTTCATTTGATACTTGTATACCTTTCAATTGTTGACAAACTTAGTAAGTTTGCTACTGCGTACTTTGTAGGGATACCACAAGGTTCTGGGCTGCTGCAGAGAGACACTTTTTGTATTAGATAGGTATACAATTCTCTAAGAGGTAGTGAAGGTACCATGGAAAAAAATGCAACAACTCTGCTGCTCATAAATGTGTGTTTGTAGGCTGGTTGGCAGTTCAAGGAAGACTGTccacttatgacatattttttaaGTTTATGCAATGTGTGACACTGTTTGCAGTTTATGCGTGTATGGAAATGAAACATTGTATCACTTTTCTTTGAATGTGGTTATTCTACTTCTATTTGAAACAAAACTTTAGCTATAAATGAGAAGGCAATGTGACACTTCAGTTAGGGGAAAAGCAGAAGTAAAGAATATTACAAGAGTCATGTAGCTATAAACGAGAAGGCAATGAACTCAATTACATTTTCCAAGGGAGTCTGATTTCTTCTACTCGAAAAATAGTTGGGATGACGAAAGACCTCCTATAGTTCTCATGAAACCTATCCTCTACCCCGGCCTAGATCTAGATGAGCCATAAAAGCCAAAGCATTAGGGAGAAAGAAGTATGAGACCAAGATATAGTGGAGGATCAGATAAAGAAATTGTCAGACATGAAGCTGTAAACTTCAGTCAGAAGAATGAAATAGAAGGAAGAGTTGTTAGTGAAGAAAAAACTAAGTCCGGGAAAAAAGTTTCATATGCTAAGGTTAAAGGTTCTGCCTAGTCAATTGTAAATCTGGAGGAGAAAGACGTTACTGGTGTCCCCCTATCTTGGAGAGGCTTGGTACCGCAACCTAGTCCCTAGAGTAATGGTTAAACCAGTCTATGACTTAGTCACACATTAATGATTTCGAGAACTCATCTGCTAAGGTTACGTATTTATTGTGCGACTGTTATGAAGTGGCAGGCAGTACAGCAGCTGAAAACAGCCCAGTCCAATAAAACTTGCTGCAATACTGCCTAAACACTCAAGCAACCAGAATCCACCCTTGCGGAAATTGAACAACTACTAGCAGATCAGAATCTGCTAActggaaaaagaacaactacaaACAACTCAAGCACAATCCACAAATAAGTCATGCCTAATTATGAACTTGCTGCCTAATTATCATAACTTCACAATCATCAAACACCATAATTCCACAATTATCAAACAACAAAAGCTCACAATCATCAAACACCATAATTTCACAAGCATCAAATACAATAATTCTAAATCTACATgtaaaaaaataagtaaagaagTTTTGTGAAACATACCTATATGTAACCATTGTCTCGCTCTTTGCAATTTTCTGAATTCTGCAACTTGTTTTCTAAcagcaaaaaaatataaattagaCATGGAAATAATAGAATCATAAGAATATATTACGCTTCAAACCTACCTTTGCTGCATTAGTCTCCCAATAAGCTATAAGTGTTTTGAAATTTGCTTCAGGCACTCTCTCTGGCGGATGTTTCAATCTCTCTTCATAGTTGTCATATGCATAATAATAGCTCAAGAATGCACTAGTTAGCTCTATTTTTTGTTTAGCCATTACAACCAAGTCTCGTTTAATTATTACAATGCAAAAAGAACAAATACCGTAATAGTATGGATTAGAAAACATACGAGTAGGCTTGAAACCTATATGTTATGCACCATTTGTAGCAGTTGAAACTATAGCTTTTGCAATCATTTCCGGGTTCAAGATAGGGTCTTTTTGGCGAAGTTGTACAAGTGACGAAGCTATCACATCAAGATTGAAATCTGATATTTCAAAGACTATGTATATGCTTTGTGATTGTTACGAGAAGTTGTATATTTAATTATTCGTAAATTTTTTATCCTAACTTCTTGTCTATTATTATAAGCTTACACCATGGGATTACATTATACAAAATTAACCTAGCTAGGTACTGTTAGAAGCTACCTGTGTTTTCAAGAGGACAACAGTGTTTTAGTTATCATTATTTCTTGAACATTCTGTtaacttttaatgaaaattcTATTTTTATAACTTGTAACCTCTAGATATAGAATGATCTATTAGATTCTAAAATATTCTAGTTGGAACCTTAACTTACAATTTAAATTTACTTGAAGTACATATTTCTCTGTTGTGTTGCAGAGGCAGGCTTAAAGTTTAGAGTGGGGTTAGACATGTTAACGATACCCTGAAGTATTAGTCAATGTTGATATTCAGTAAGGATCTAGTGATTTCTTCTATTTTGTATGTTTTCATATGCACCCCTTGTTTGTATATATAGTGTGTGTTATATGTGAAATTATACTTTGAAATCAGTTGGCAATTCTCTATTTTTCCTGTGATCTAGTAGTTTTTCAGCCTGGTCGAATCTGGAACATGACCACCAGAGGACTTTCCTTGAAAGCTACTCAAGCATTATTTTATAAAGATAAAAAAAACTTGATTTTAATTCCCTATGCAGTATGTTTACCCCTCTTCCTTTTCTAATATAATTTTGGAGTAAATCAAAAGTTCGAGTTAATTTCCTTATCGTAAGGTAAGTCTTAACATATACAAAGTACTTATACTAACTCTAAACAATCTCGTAGGACTTCACTTCATCCACTTCACTTCAGGTTTAGGGTCTAAACAATCTGATGCCACCAAATTGATTGAGGACATAGTAGGAAGCTCGCATCTAATTTTCATGAGCTTCATCATATAGTATTATATGCTAGACTGTTAGTATACCAAAGCCCTACTATAATAATtagtaatattatttttcatatagGTTGATTAGGGATGGATTAGGAAATCATCAGATAATTTTTTCATTTGCCACTTTATCTCTCCTTGTAACATGATCTAAGGATCCTGATAatttcactagtggaaaaaggcttatttgcatccccgcatttgccacgccattctgaacatgtgatgcaaataacaaattttagcataaaatttactcatttgcgtcgcagctttgttaaactgcgaggcaaatgactctaggatgccccccagagtcatttgcatcgcagatttacaaagctgcgaggcaaatgactcaatcaagtgcatcgcagatttacaaatctgcgtggcaaatgactctaggagcatcctagagtcatttgccacgcagattTGTAAATCTGCGATGCAATGCGTGTCCACCTAGGAATGTACTTTCTCGCTTTGACCCAGCACACCACACCAACACCGCAAACTTTCCGCCTCTTctatctttctctctcatctattCTTTTAGAATCTCCATTGTTGGTACTCCAACACCTCTTCATCTCTCCTCCAACAACACAATATCAACCTTATTTTTCGACATCTCCTCTCACCAAAGTTGTCACAAATATAGTCAATTGGGTTTCTCTGAAAATTCAAGATCTGCGATGTCAAGAAGAGGCAAACCCTAGGTGTCGGCGCCGCGAAGAAGGCTAAGAAACATGCCGAACTGCCGCGAAAAAGGCTAAGAAACGCCGAATACGCCGAACTGCCTCTAAGAAACATGCTAAACTACCGCGAAGAGGCAAACCCTAGGTGTCGGCGCCGCGAAAATGTCAATACGATTGGTTTGCATTTTCCGGCGGGTCATATTGCTTGGTTTTTTAAGGGTAAGAAACACGCTGGGTCATATTGCTTGattttcaaattcaattagttttgcacattttaaaaaaaatcttatgaaTCTAGGGTTTAATTATTTTGGTTAATGTGTGAATTTGAGTATCTTTTTGCCCAATTGTTTGGATTGTTAATTTGAGTATCTTGATTTCCATGTTCAATTAATTTTCTCTggtttttttcatttgaatttaGGGTTTAGTTATGTTGGTTAGTTTGTGAAttcaagtatttttttttcaattttttatgagtttcgctttgaatttgatgataaattaagtgattgatttgaatttgatgataaattaagtgttgaattgaatttgatgtaatgtgacctttttaggattttgatttcagaTGTTGTAGTTTGTTATTGATTATGTCGAATctgtttaggattttgattttgattttaggattttgatttcagatgaatctaaattttgattgtttgaaccctagattttgattttgattttaggattttgattatgtCGAACTCTTAAAAGAGATTCATTAACTAGCTAAGACAGTATCATGAAACATATAGTCCATCCAGTTGAAAAAATTCAGTAAGATTTACCTTTGGATTTTTTTCTTTGTCTACCATGATTGCTAGGCAACCCTGCAGTAGAAGCAAGAACTTAATAGACACACATTTGTACATCGATAAGCTTGATGCATGACCAGTGTCTACCATGATTAACTAGCTTGGTTTTCTCTGCAAGACTGTCTTGTTCTTGCAGCAACAGGGTCTGgtatttattttctgattcttATTCTCCCTTTTCTGTGCATTTCTTCTTGAATCCTTTGTACAATGTATATACTGTGTCAATGTTTTTGAGGCTTTAATGTTTCTACAGGGAAATTTTTGTGCTTTCAGCTACCTGCGCTTTTGACAGGGAAGGTCGTGGTCGTGATTTCTCCATTGATAAGCTTGATGCATGACCAGTGCTTAAAGCTATCAAAACATGGCATCTCTGCATGTTTCCTTGGATCAGGACAACCAGATAACACCGTTGAGAAGAAAGCAATGAACGGCATGTATTCCGTTGTATACGTTTGCCTCGAAACACTGCTTAGGTGAACACATTTGTACATCATCTGGTATTGCTTGTAGTTTGAATTGTTTCTAAATGCCCTGCTGTTGTCACTTGGGACTGTATGATGTCAGCTTTCACTGTCTGATGAGGTGTATAATGCATACTAATAAGTCCACTTCAGAGGCTTGCGGAGAACCGTGGAATAGCTTTATTTGCCATCAATGAAGTACATTGTGTTTCAAAATGGGGACATGACTTTAGACCTGATTACAGGTTTCCCCCTTGCTCACCTTGGATgtcttatgtttgaaatgttcagTTGCTTATCCAATGATACATGTTTTTCACATTGCCATTTTGTGCATACAATAAATAACAGCTCGTGTGTTTGATTATTATGAGGTCtaagttcaaattttaatgttctGTTGTTGATTCCCCAATTCTTGCTAGCGTTTATTACTTTTTCTGAAATGTTCCCATATAATTGaggtttaattattgtttcCTTATATGAATATAATTGTTCTGAATGCAATTCAAACTGCAAATGGTAGCAAGACTAGCAGACTATTATACCTCCTGTTGAGAGTAGGTTTGGGGTTATGCAACTctaatgtttttcttttcttaataagGGTGAATATGTATTGCCTTTGTTGCTAAGAATGTGATTGTTCtgctatttttgtttgttttctttgggCTGATTACATTATGAGCAATGTCGATATTTAGCTAGTTTATTGTAATATTTacttaaacttttatgtttaaagtgtagttaggttatcaacatgttggttgatctatggtgaatttgccttttattgggttgtaaactgttttgacaggtatatattaatgtattataacattcccggtattggggcgggtcaaattacaaaggaaatattgtcaaaattttcacctagtttacttttatttttatgctcTGAATATACTAGTACTGAAAgctgcttattttatttaatctatggattaaataaaatcagcagctcattttttttagaatatccaaaagtcatttgcgtcgcactttagctaatctgcgacgcaaatgacattttttttaacatattgaaaagtcatttgcgtcgcacatttagctaatgtgcgttgcaaatgacattttttttaacatattgaaaagtcatttgcgtcgcacatttagctaatgtgcgttgcaaatgacttttcagcaccatgcctgaaaagttatttgcgtcgcacattagctaattgtgcgacgcaaataaggttcagtcatttgcgtcgagagcttttgccacgcacgatgtgcgacgcaaatgtgcttaaaagtgcgatgcaaatgaccctttttccactagtgttttTTATGTACTAAGTGTAAATCTTTAGTTAATTTGTACTAGAAGAACTTTATGTAATATACAAAAGTAATATTATTTTAGCATAATATAAGTAGCAATCAAGCAGGTGGACTGTTATTCTGCTACAAGAATATCCATAATTGCATGCAAATGCATTTCCATTTTTCAATCTATCCATTCACATCTAACAAAACTACTTAAATCGACATAAAAAGGCACTTTAATTTCGGTTTAACTTTTAAATTATATTCCAATACTTATGTTGGATACATAGTGAAAGAAACATCATGAATTACTAGAATTATCTATCTCGGTGTCGAGGGAATTAAAATATTATTCTTGGTCAGGAATAAATTGCTATCTCGGTATGTATCCATGGCACTTGGAACACTATAGAACTATACTGCTGAAATTTAGTGATCACTAATTAATGTCGATGTTGGTTGAAGGATATGTTGTAGTCACACCCTTGAAATTTTTTACTCAAGTGGATTAAATCAGAAAGAGTTCAGTAATAGTCTCATGGGGAGGCATCCTTTAGCAAAAGTCCAGGACAATATTGGATCAACATTATTTTGGAGGCAAAGTGAGGTTTCATTGCTTAGAAGTGCCACATATACATGATATTTCGAATGATTTTAGTCTATATTGGATCAGCATAATCTGCAGAAGCAACAACACAGACCTGTAGCAGAACcccaacaaattacacaaaAAACACCAGTTGCCCTACCTCCCACGAAACCATATACACCAACAACAACTGATTAAACAGAGTAAGCACCCAATGCCTGAACATAACGAAACCAGCAACACTCGGACACACGAAAAACAAATAGCAACACATATAAATTGCCACGGAAAGTACCAAaagtcataattaaaatcatccaaAATAATCCATCGATCGATCACAAAATTGATTGatattgaattaaaaaaataaaaaaagaagttgTAACTAAAGCATACGATGCTTTATCCCTAATTACGATGCTTCATCCCTAATTAACAGAATCATACGATGCTTCATCCTTATTAACTAATACAAATGAATAAAAATCAACAGAATTCCCTAAAtaagaaaccctaatttaggcCCAAAACCACACAAAAAAATCCCAATTTGTAGCCAGTTAATTAAACAGCATAATTGTGAAACTTAAGACGAAATTCGAAGAGATATATAATAACTAACCTTGTTCTTCTCGCCAATTCAGAAACAAAATTTGCCAATTTCACCTTATCTCCAAATCATAGACCCAACTTCCAATTCAGAAAGCCCCAATCTCCAATTCGCCTTTGCTTCAGAAACGATGATGGGGAGGATCGAGAAGAAGGAAGCAGATGACAGAGAAGAAGGAATCAGATGAaaaagaagagaagaaggacgaagCAGATGAAAGAGAAGAAGGGTTTGGGGTGAAACAGAAGGGTTGGGAAGGAgggaaacaaaaaataaaaagcagTCTATGAAAATATTCAATGACTTACTTACatattcaatttttattttctattttctattttctatttttttagaTACATGCCAAAAAagaaagttcaatatttcatcaaaattttaaaaataaaaactgttGCAAAAAATAATCGCAATATACTATTGTTGCAATAGTTTTTCTATAGCAACATTTTTCCAAAGTCAAACTCTACtcaatttaataattaattaactgTTACAATAGTTATGATATAGCAACGCCAATGAAACTGTTGCATAAAATGGCGttgctataagcctattttgtagtagtgaacgTCATCAAAGTGCCTTGGGTTACACCATTGATGATTTGAAATGTGTTAGCCCGGCACTTTGTATGCATCATATTGAGATTAAGGACAATGCCACCCCTCATCTTGAAAGGCAAAGGATAATCCACCTATGGGTGAGGTGGTTAAGAAGGAAATAGTGAAGCTTTTGGAGGCCGGGATCATCTACCCTATTTTTAATAGTAAGTGGGTGTCTCAGGTCCATGTTGTCCCAAATAAGGGTAGGATGGCGATGGTCACTTATGCATGTGGTGAACTTATCTCTACCCGGACAGTGACCAAGTGGAGAATATGCATTGATTGTCGTCAACACAACTCTTCCACTAAGAAGGACCATTTCCCCTTGACTTTCATCGATCAACTGCTAGAGAGATTTAGTATAAGCATACGTTTTTTGGTTTCTTTGATGTTTATTCCGGGTTTTTCCAAATCCCCATAAACCTGGAATACCAAGAGAAAACCACTTTCACTTTTCCCTAAGGTACTTATGCTTATAAGAGGATGACATTTGGGCTATGCAATGCTCCAAGAATATTTGAACGATGTATGAAGAGTATTTTTGGTGATATGCTTGAAGAGGAAATGTAAGTGTTCATGGATGACTTCTCGGTGGGTAATGCTTCATATGATGAGTGTCTTC contains:
- the LOC110778045 gene encoding uncharacterized protein isoform X1 produces the protein MFSNPYYYGICSFCIVIIKRDLVVMAKQKIELTSAFLSYYYAYDNYEERLKHPPERVPEANFKTLIAYWETNAAKKTSCRIQKIAKSETMVTYRMVIKGEW
- the LOC130461634 gene encoding uncharacterized protein, with protein sequence MGSFSIPCAIKNLEISNALCDLAASVSLMRYSVFTKIEVGDLIPTNITLSLADRLVKYPFGKVEDVPLRVGKFMIPVDFVVLDIDEDVHVPIILGRPLLATVGSIIDVKNGKITFKVGMDIHDMYEHLLTINVPLELAILNGEGLADVAI